The sequence GTCTTCGGGGTCTACCCCTATGTCGCGCTGCTGGTCTGCCTGGTGGGCAGCTGGGCGCGCTTCGACCTCGCGCAATACACCTGGAAGGCCGGCTCCAGCCAGATGCTGAGCAAGAAGGGCATGCGCGTGTACAGCAACCTGTTCCACATCGGCGTGCTGTTCATCCTCGCCGGCCACTTCGTCGGGCTGCTGACCCCGCACGCGGTCTACGAGCATGTGATCAGCACCGAGCACAAGCAGCTGCTGGCGATGGTTTCCGGTGGCTTCTTCGGCCTGCTCTGCTTCATCGGCCTGACCGGGCTGATCCTCCGTCGCCTGACCGATGCCCGCGTGCGCGCCACCGGCAACGCCTCGGACCTGATGATCCTGCTGGTGCTCTACGCGCAATTGATCCTCGGCCTGTCCACCATCGTCGCCTCCACCCACCACCTCGACGGTTCGGTGATGGTCCTGCTGGCCGACTGGGCGCAGTCCATCGTCACCCTGCAGCCGCTGGCGGCGGCCGAAGCCATCGCGC is a genomic window of Pseudomonas knackmussii B13 containing:
- the narI gene encoding respiratory nitrate reductase subunit gamma, yielding MSFNTLVFGVYPYVALLVCLVGSWARFDLAQYTWKAGSSQMLSKKGMRVYSNLFHIGVLFILAGHFVGLLTPHAVYEHVISTEHKQLLAMVSGGFFGLLCFIGLTGLILRRLTDARVRATGNASDLMILLVLYAQLILGLSTIVASTHHLDGSVMVLLADWAQSIVTLQPLAAAEAIAPVSLVYKLHVGLGLTLFVLFPFTRLVHIVSAPVWYFGRRYQVVRQKRRVA